The proteins below are encoded in one region of Cololabis saira isolate AMF1-May2022 chromosome 11, fColSai1.1, whole genome shotgun sequence:
- the LOC133454740 gene encoding zinc finger MYM-type protein 1-like, which produces MKRKQGIAQFLVKRKPGGGGDGSTSSQEQQVQDQDQDQDQDQSTSPSPPSPVLLDDADSTDESQSEGEHDGFNQQEASSDDIWKSRADGPVQPVLKMFPRTEQGDRKRGFKEASMITSTNKGREKKIAENRMYIKSLAEVLLLTAEVFEGSDDPDNFLALLGTLANHDPLIEKRLNGDAKYTSKNIQNEILETLAEMVQQEIINEVKQSEVFGVVAEETKEQMSFVVRYFYNGAIHESFLDFVKADQLDAAGLSSLIIECLEKRGLEYRNNLVGQGYDGAAVTSGEQSGVCSQIQQLAKYAFYVHSKAHCLNLVIVDSVKSVAEACCFSALMQKLHSFLSESYVNARWQAVQREMCGGRPRETPSLSDTGGACSYSACRDVLDGLPAVYRVLQEVGQENDGDRATDARGILPQLDVGFICVLVTFHKVLGQSRFLSDMLQSPSPDLAAAVALVESLLPTLQQYRSEACFEDVWKVVEETAVKCDLSFEPSNDDKDSFKKNLYYPVLDSVIGELQRRFSEPNCLIMKGIQALSPQSASFLEKETLTAFAKIFDSELEDLANEVAHVKMVLERKKQNGMKELTTLTDFVGFLEPFKDVFFELFRLGKIAVVTPVSSASCERSFSARAPIKNHLRNTVGDTRLSHSGLLSVEYRRAKSLDLDEFVKRFSTKHANRRIILF; this is translated from the exons atgaagagaaaGCAGGGAATCGCTCAGTTTCTCGTCAAAAGAAAGCCTGGAGGTGGAGGAGATGGAAGCACGAGTTCACAGGAACAAcaagtccaggaccaggaccaggaccaggaccaggaccagtccACGAGTCCCAGTCCTCCCTCACCGG TTCTATTAGATGATGCCGATTCGACTGATGAAAGTCAGAGTGAGGGGGAACATGACGGCTTCAACCAACAGGAGGCTTCCTCTGACG ACATTTGGAAGTCCAGAGCAGACGGTCCAGTCCAACCGGTCCTCAAGATGTTCCCCAGGACAGAGCAGGGAGACCGGAAGAGAGGGTTCAAAGAAGCATCCATGATCACATCAACGaacaaaggaagggaaaagaaaaTAGCGGAGAACCGAATGTATATCAAATCCCTTGCTGAGGTACTGCTCCTAACTGCAGAGGTTTTTGAAGGCTCAGATGATCCAGACAACTTCCTAGCCCTCCTCGGTACACTCGCAAACCACGACCCTCTGATCGAAAAGCGCCTGAATGGCGATGCGAAATACACCAGCAAAAACATACAAAACGAAATCCTGGAGACTCTTGCAGAGATGGTTCAACAGGAAATAATTAACGAAGTAAAGCAAAGTGAGGTATTCGGTGTTGTTGCAGAGGAAACAAAAGAGCAAATGTCTTTTGTTGTAAGATATTTCTATAACGGTGCCATTCATGAGAGTTTTCTGGATTTTGTGAAGGCCGATCAGCTCGATGCAGCCGGTCTTAGTAGTTTGATCATTGAATGTTTGGAAAAGCGTGGGCTGGAGTATCGCAACAACCTAGTCGGTCAGGGCTACGACGGAGCTGCTGTCACGAGCGGGGAGCAATCTGGCGTTTGCTCGCAGATCCAGCAGCTGGCTAAATATGCGTTTTACGTTCACTCTAAGGCTCACTGCTTAAATCTGGTTATCGTGGATAGTGTGAAATCAGTGGCTGAGGCATGTTGCTTTTCCGCACTGATGCAAAAACTGCACAGTTTCCTGTCAGAATCTTATGTAAATGCAAGATGGCAGGCTGTGCAGAGGGAGATGTGCGGTGGCCGGCCTCGTGAAACGCCGTCGCTAAGCGACACCGGGGGGGCCTGCAGCTACTCGGCCTGCCGTGACGTCCTGGATGGACTTCCTGCCGTGTACCGGGTGCTTCAGGAGGTCGGGCAGGAGAACGACGGGGATCGGGCCACCGATGCTCGGGGGATACTGCCACAACTTGACGTGGGATTCATCTGTGTTTTGGTGACTTTCCATAAAGTGTTAGGGCAGTCCAGGTTTCTGTCGGACATGTTGCAGTCTCCCTCCCCGGATCTGGCAGCAGCAGTCGCTCTGGTGGAATCACTGCTTCCCACTTTACAGCAATACAGAAGTGAGGCTTGTTTTGAGGATGTTTGGAAAGTAGTTGAGGAAACTGCTGTAAAATGTGACCTTAGCTTTGAACCATCAAACGATGACAAGgacagctttaaaaaaaatttgtattacCCGGTTCTGGATTCAGTGATCGGTGAGCTGCAGAGACGGTTTTCTGAACCCAACTGTCTTATTATGAAAGGAATCCAAGCACTCAGCCCACAAAGTGCTTCCTTTTTAGAGAAAGAGACACTTACTGCGTTTGCTAAGATTTTTGATTCCGAGCTCGAGGACTTGGCCAACGAGGTCGCTCACGTTAAGATGGTGCTGGAAAGGAAGAAGCAGAACGGAATGAAAGAACTGACCACCCTCACAGACTTTGTTGGTTTTCTAGAGCCTTTCAAAGATGTATTCTTTGAACTTTTCCGGCTGGGAAAGATTGCTGTAGTGACACCCGTGAGCAGTGCTTCTTGTGAAAGAAGCTTTTCAGCGCGAGCACCTATTAAGAATCATTTAAGGAATACCGTGGGTGATACCCGTCTGAGCCACTCGGGTTTGCTGAGCGTTGAATATCGACGGGCCAAGTCATTGGATTTGGATGAATTTGTGAAGCGTTTTAGCACAAAGCATGCTAATCGGAGAATTATCCTTTTCTGA
- the prkab1a gene encoding 5'-AMP-activated protein kinase subunit beta-1a isoform X2 produces the protein MGNTSSERAAMGHGEKRRDSRGIKEGERPKILMDSPEDADIFHGEDMKAPLGKEEFLAWQQDLEAEDKGPTVDRPTVFRWTGDGKEVYISGSFNNWAKIPLIRSQNTFVAIVDLPEGEHQYKFYVDGQWTHDPAEPVVTSQLGTVNNIIQVKKTDFEVFDALMVDSQKCSDMSDLSSSPPGPYHQDAYVPKQEEKIKSPPILPPHLLQVILNRDTGISVSDYV, from the exons ATGGGGAATACAAGCAGCGAGAGGGCCGCCATGGGCCACGGGGAGAAGCGGAGGGACAGCCGGGGAAtcaaagagggagagagaccAAAAATCCTGATGGATAGCCCAGAAGATGCTGATATTTTTCACGGAGAAGATATGAAG GCTCCTTTAGGAAAAGAGGAGTTCCTTGCATGGCAGCAAGACTTAGAGGCAGAAGACAAAGGGCCCACTGTGGATCGGCCAACGGTCTTTCGCTGGACCGGAGACGGGAAGGAGGTCTACATCTCTGGATCCTTCAACAACTGGGCCAAAATTCCCCTCATCAGAAG TCAGAACACTTTTGTGGCCATTGTTGATCTACCTGAAGGGGAACATCAGTACAAGTTTTATGTGGATGGCCAGTGGACCCATGACCCAGCTGAG CCTGTCGTAACCAGCCAGCTGGGCACAGTCAACAACATTATCCAGGTGAAGAAAACTGACTTTGAGGTGTTTGACGCTTTAATGGTGGATTCACAGAAATGCTCTGACATGTCAG ATCTCTCCAGCTCTCCTCCGGGGCCATATCATCAGGACGCTTATGTTCCCAAACAGGAAGAGAAGATCAAATCTCCGCCTATACTTCCTCCTCACCTCCTGCAGGTCATCCTCAACAGAGACACGGGCATCTCTGTAAGTGACTAtg tgTGA
- the prkab1a gene encoding 5'-AMP-activated protein kinase subunit beta-1a isoform X1, which translates to MGNTSSERAAMGHGEKRRDSRGIKEGERPKILMDSPEDADIFHGEDMKAPLGKEEFLAWQQDLEAEDKGPTVDRPTVFRWTGDGKEVYISGSFNNWAKIPLIRSQNTFVAIVDLPEGEHQYKFYVDGQWTHDPAEPVVTSQLGTVNNIIQVKKTDFEVFDALMVDSQKCSDMSDLSSSPPGPYHQDAYVPKQEEKIKSPPILPPHLLQVILNRDTGISCDPALLPEPNHVMLNHLYALSIKDGVMVLSATHRYKKKYVTTLLYKPI; encoded by the exons ATGGGGAATACAAGCAGCGAGAGGGCCGCCATGGGCCACGGGGAGAAGCGGAGGGACAGCCGGGGAAtcaaagagggagagagaccAAAAATCCTGATGGATAGCCCAGAAGATGCTGATATTTTTCACGGAGAAGATATGAAG GCTCCTTTAGGAAAAGAGGAGTTCCTTGCATGGCAGCAAGACTTAGAGGCAGAAGACAAAGGGCCCACTGTGGATCGGCCAACGGTCTTTCGCTGGACCGGAGACGGGAAGGAGGTCTACATCTCTGGATCCTTCAACAACTGGGCCAAAATTCCCCTCATCAGAAG TCAGAACACTTTTGTGGCCATTGTTGATCTACCTGAAGGGGAACATCAGTACAAGTTTTATGTGGATGGCCAGTGGACCCATGACCCAGCTGAG CCTGTCGTAACCAGCCAGCTGGGCACAGTCAACAACATTATCCAGGTGAAGAAAACTGACTTTGAGGTGTTTGACGCTTTAATGGTGGATTCACAGAAATGCTCTGACATGTCAG ATCTCTCCAGCTCTCCTCCGGGGCCATATCATCAGGACGCTTATGTTCCCAAACAGGAAGAGAAGATCAAATCTCCGCCTATACTTCCTCCTCACCTCCTGCAGGTCATCCTCAACAGAGACACGGGCATCTCT tgTGACCCTGCATTGCTTCCAGAGCCCAACCACGTCATGCTCAACCACCTTTATGCTCTGTCCATTAAG GATGGAGTGATGGTGCTGAGTGCGACACATCGCTATAAGAAGAAGTACGTCACCACTTTACTTTACAAGCCCATCTGA
- the LOC133454741 gene encoding phospholipase A2-like isoform X2, producing MKAFQTVFILAVGLSVAHSLEHRALNQFRRMILCMMPDSWPALDYSDYGCYCGWGGSGTPIDDLDRCCQIHDQCYNDAMQHDDCWPILDNPYTELYHYKCDEENRKITCTHRNNECEMFICECDRKAAECFSRSEWIPEHEHLPSDQCQ from the exons ATGAAAGCCTTTCAGACTGTTTTCATTTTGGCTGTAGGCCTCTCTGTGG CCCACTCCTTGGAACACAGAGCACTCAACCAGTTCAGGAGGATGATCTTGTGTATGATGCCTGATAGCTGGCCTGCACTTGACTACTCGGACTACGGCTGCTACTGTGGCTGGGGAGGATCGGGGACTCCCATTGATGATCTGGATAG GTGCTGCCAAATCCATGACCAGTGTTACAATGATGCTATGCAACACGATGACTGCTGGCCCATTTTGGACAACCCTTATACTGAATTGTACCACTACAAATGTGACGAGGAAAACAGAAAGATCACCTGCACAC ACAGAAATAATGAATGTGAGATGTTCATCTGCGAGTGCGACAGGAAAGCTGCAGAGTGTTTCAGCAGGTCAGAGTGGATCCCTGAGCACGAGCACCTCCCCAGCGACCAGTGTCAGTGA
- the LOC133454741 gene encoding phospholipase A2-like isoform X3 — translation MKAFQTVFILAVGLSVALSLEYRALNQFRRMILCTMPDSWPTLDYSDYGCYCGWGGSGTPVDDLDRCCQVHDQCYSDAMLHPDCWPILDNPYTELYHYKCDKKNRKITCTHRNDECEMFICECDRKAAECFSRSAWIPEHEHLPSDQCQ, via the exons ATGAAAGCCTTTCAGACTGTTTTCATTTTGGCTGTAGGCCTCTCTGTGG CCCTTTCCTTGGAATACAGAGCACTCAACCAGTTCAGGAGGATGATCCTGTGTACGATGCCCGACAGCTGGCCTACACTTGACTACTCGGACTACGGCTGCTACTGTGGCTGGGGAGGATCGGGGACTCCTGTTGATGATCTGGATAG GTGCTGCCAGGTCCATGACCAGTGTTACAGTGATGCTATGCTGCACCCTGACTGCTGGCCCATTTTGGACAACCCTTATACTGAATTGTACCACTACAAATGTGacaagaaaaacagaaagatcACCTGCACAC ACAGAAATGATGAATGTGAGATGTTCATCTGCGAGTGCGACAGGAAAGCTGCAGAGTGTTTCAGCAGGTCAGCGTGGATCCCTGAGCACGAGCACCTCCCCAGCGACCAGTGTCAGTGA
- the LOC133454741 gene encoding phospholipase A2-like isoform X1 → MYKSGSDSGSAFAYHPPAYTMQAFQTVFILALGLSVALSLEYRALNQFRRMILCTMPDSWPTLDYSDYGCYCGWGGSGTPVDDLDRCCQVHDQCYSDAMLHPDCWPILDNPYTELYHYKCDKKNRKITCTHRNDECEMFICECDRKAAECFSRSAWIPEHEHLPSDQCQ, encoded by the exons ATGTATAAAAGCGGCTCTGACTCTGGCAGTGCCTTTGCATATCATCCTCCAGCATACACGATGCAAGCCTTTCAGACTGTTTTCATTTTGGCTTTAGGCCTCTCTGTGG CCCTTTCCTTGGAATACAGAGCACTCAACCAGTTCAGGAGGATGATCCTGTGTACGATGCCCGACAGCTGGCCTACACTTGACTACTCGGACTACGGCTGCTACTGTGGCTGGGGAGGATCGGGGACTCCTGTTGATGATCTGGATAG GTGCTGCCAGGTCCATGACCAGTGTTACAGTGATGCTATGCTGCACCCTGACTGCTGGCCCATTTTGGACAACCCTTATACTGAATTGTACCACTACAAATGTGacaagaaaaacagaaagatcACCTGCACAC ACAGAAATGATGAATGTGAGATGTTCATCTGCGAGTGCGACAGGAAAGCTGCAGAGTGTTTCAGCAGGTCAGCGTGGATCCCTGAGCACGAGCACCTCCCCAGCGACCAGTGTCAGTGA